From a single Bacteroidota bacterium genomic region:
- a CDS encoding acetyl-CoA carboxylase carboxyltransferase subunit alpha, with product MPKVILDFEKPIYNLQQKIEEMRSYHVEGNVDLSSEIDRLEKKVIELKKNIYSNLTRWQRVQLARHPERPYSLDYIYLMFNDFVELHGDRQFGDDKAIVGGFATLNKQTVMVVGQQKGRDTKTNLLRNFGMPNPEGYRKALRLFKLAEKFNKPVITLIDTPGAYPGLEAEERGQGEAIARNLFEMARLKVPIVCVVIGEGASGGALGIGVGDRLIMLENTWYSVISPESCSSILWHSWEFKEQAAEALKLTPPDLLKQNLIDRIVEEPLGGAHNNPEEAARNLKKALLEELKSLKKLSSAELVSSRIDKYSNMGVYGYLDATT from the coding sequence GTGCCTAAAGTCATTCTGGATTTCGAAAAACCTATTTATAATCTCCAGCAGAAAATTGAAGAAATGAGATCCTACCACGTGGAAGGGAACGTGGATCTTTCATCGGAAATTGATCGGCTCGAGAAAAAAGTCATCGAGCTGAAAAAAAATATTTATTCCAACCTGACCCGCTGGCAGCGGGTGCAGCTGGCCCGTCACCCCGAACGCCCCTACTCACTCGATTATATCTACCTGATGTTCAACGATTTTGTGGAGCTGCACGGGGATCGTCAGTTCGGTGATGATAAGGCCATTGTGGGCGGATTTGCCACTTTGAACAAACAGACGGTTATGGTAGTCGGGCAGCAGAAGGGACGGGACACCAAAACGAACCTGTTGCGGAACTTCGGAATGCCGAATCCGGAAGGATACCGGAAAGCGCTCCGGCTGTTCAAACTGGCAGAAAAATTTAATAAACCCGTCATTACCCTGATTGATACGCCCGGTGCTTACCCGGGTCTTGAAGCAGAGGAGCGGGGACAGGGTGAAGCCATCGCCCGTAACCTGTTTGAAATGGCCCGTTTGAAAGTACCCATTGTCTGTGTGGTGATTGGAGAGGGAGCCAGCGGAGGCGCATTGGGTATTGGTGTCGGCGACCGGCTGATTATGCTTGAAAATACCTGGTACTCAGTCATTTCTCCTGAAAGTTGCTCTTCTATTCTATGGCATAGCTGGGAATTTAAGGAACAGGCCGCTGAGGCACTTAAACTCACCCCGCCAGATCTGCTGAAACAAAATCTGATTGACCGAATTGTGGAAGAGCCTTTGGGAGGCGCCCATAACAATCCGGAAGAAGCAGCAAGAAATCTTAAAAAAGCGCTGCTGGAAGAACTGAAATCCCTTAAAAAGCTGTCTTCTGCCGAGCTGGTCAGTTCGCGGATTGATAAATACTCCAATATGGGAGTGTACGGGTATCTCGACGCCACCACGTGA
- a CDS encoding acyl-CoA thioesterase, whose translation MISHDLQLRVLYGHTDQMGVVYYGRYFEYFEAGRNELLRAIGLPYYRMEDQGLMLPVVESHADYRGSFRYDDLFTIRTIIRTMPTVKIRLDYELFLPGGPVQVTGFTQHVFVDRDTRKPRRVPDTILKAFSPYFT comes from the coding sequence ATGATCAGTCACGATCTGCAACTCAGGGTATTGTATGGACATACCGACCAGATGGGCGTTGTTTATTACGGCCGGTATTTCGAGTATTTCGAAGCAGGCCGGAATGAACTATTACGAGCCATTGGACTGCCTTACTACCGGATGGAAGATCAGGGATTGATGTTGCCGGTGGTGGAGTCGCACGCCGATTACCGCGGTTCCTTCCGTTACGATGATCTGTTTACGATCAGAACCATCATCCGGACGATGCCAACTGTTAAGATCAGGCTGGATTATGAACTGTTTTTGCCAGGCGGTCCGGTTCAGGTGACCGGATTTACCCAGCATGTTTTTGTTGACCGCGACACACGGAAACCACGCCGGGTTCCCGACACTATACTGAAGGCCTTTTCACCTTATTTCACATGA
- a CDS encoding Trm112 family protein — protein MIHPDLLNLLICPACKSDKLIYQPEPQQLTCQTCNRVYPVVDDIPIMVADRPDGATHAE, from the coding sequence ATGATTCACCCCGATTTACTGAACCTTCTGATCTGTCCTGCCTGCAAGTCGGACAAACTGATCTATCAACCTGAACCACAACAACTGACCTGCCAGACCTGCAACCGGGTATATCCCGTGGTGGATGATATTCCAATCATGGTGGCAGACCGTCCGGATGGGGCCACCCATGCTGAATGA
- the nadC gene encoding carboxylating nicotinate-nucleotide diphosphorylase: MLNEHSVRQRIRQALEEDIRDGDVTTLAIIPAGQQSTALIKAKSDGVLCGTQVADWVLQECGSETGFTWNFKEGDRLVTGQIAGTYKGPTRVLLMAERTLLNFIQRMSGIATQTRRFTDLVSHTSCKILDTRKTVPGLRDLDKYSVKTGGGTNHRIGLYDMVLIKDNHIAAAGSVTEAIKRVHAWQKQTGRFPDIEVEVKNRRELAEVLALGGVQRILLDNMTLAQLAECVKETAGRIPLEASGNVNLETVAGIAGTGVDFVSVGSLTHSVTAMDLSLLID; this comes from the coding sequence ATGCTGAATGAACATTCCGTCAGACAGCGGATCCGTCAGGCGCTGGAGGAGGACATCCGTGACGGCGATGTGACCACACTGGCCATTATTCCAGCCGGACAGCAATCGACTGCTCTGATCAAAGCGAAAAGCGATGGAGTTCTTTGCGGCACACAGGTGGCCGACTGGGTTTTGCAGGAGTGTGGCAGCGAAACAGGGTTCACCTGGAACTTTAAAGAAGGTGACAGGCTGGTGACCGGACAGATTGCGGGTACATACAAAGGCCCGACCCGGGTGCTTCTCATGGCCGAACGGACACTGTTGAATTTCATTCAGCGGATGAGCGGAATTGCGACTCAGACCCGGCGGTTCACCGATCTGGTTTCACATACCTCCTGTAAAATTCTGGATACCCGGAAAACCGTTCCGGGACTCAGGGATCTTGATAAATACTCGGTAAAAACCGGTGGAGGAACCAATCACCGGATCGGTTTGTATGACATGGTTCTGATCAAAGATAACCACATTGCTGCGGCCGGATCTGTAACCGAAGCCATTAAACGGGTGCATGCCTGGCAGAAACAGACCGGTCGATTTCCTGACATTGAAGTGGAAGTGAAAAACCGCCGGGAACTGGCCGAAGTGCTTGCACTGGGCGGAGTTCAACGGATTTTACTGGATAATATGACACTGGCTCAGCTGGCTGAATGCGTTAAGGAAACCGCGGGCCGCATTCCACTTGAAGCTTCGGGAAACGTGAACCTTGAAACGGTGGCTGGCATTGCCGGTACCGGTGTGGATTTTGTATCGGTTGGCTCACTGACCCATTCAGTGACCGCCATGGATCTCTCATTATTAATTGACTAA
- a CDS encoding peptidylprolyl isomerase has product MKVTKNTVVVLDYELKVDGEVIDSSHGNEPLAFIHGTGSVIPGFSNAIDGMEAGQSKTFSVAPADGYGEFDQEAVRVYDVNDFPTDINLEPGVQLFFETDDHVEVPCFVKEITGEEVTVDFNHPLAGKNLNFSVDIREVRAASSEELAHGHVHGAHGHHH; this is encoded by the coding sequence ATGAAAGTAACTAAAAACACCGTTGTCGTCCTCGATTATGAATTGAAAGTGGATGGCGAAGTGATCGACTCTTCACACGGAAATGAGCCATTGGCGTTCATTCATGGAACCGGATCGGTGATTCCGGGATTCTCAAATGCCATCGACGGGATGGAAGCCGGACAAAGCAAAACCTTTTCAGTGGCACCTGCCGATGGATATGGTGAATTTGATCAGGAAGCCGTTCGGGTGTATGATGTGAACGATTTCCCGACCGATATTAATCTGGAACCCGGGGTTCAGCTGTTTTTTGAAACAGATGATCATGTGGAAGTTCCCTGTTTCGTTAAGGAAATCACCGGCGAGGAAGTGACCGTTGATTTCAACCATCCGCTGGCAGGAAAAAACCTGAATTTCTCGGTGGATATCCGTGAAGTCCGTGCAGCCTCCTCTGAGGAATTGGCACACGGACATGTTCATGGGGCTCACGGTCACCATCACTGA
- the acpS gene encoding holo-ACP synthase has product MEPGIGIDLIEISRIEKSVSDYGDRFLNRIFTTAEIGYCSSRANPYSHYAARFAAKEAFAKAAGTGIGQEIGWQDIEIVREFSGRPGILISERIRQRFTGFQVLLSVSHTHDYAVAMVSIQPDRV; this is encoded by the coding sequence ATGGAACCCGGAATCGGGATTGACCTGATCGAAATTTCCCGGATTGAGAAATCGGTTTCCGATTACGGAGACCGGTTTCTGAACCGGATATTCACCACGGCTGAGATCGGGTATTGCTCATCACGAGCCAATCCTTATTCCCACTATGCGGCCCGTTTTGCTGCAAAGGAAGCATTTGCAAAAGCCGCCGGAACCGGAATCGGTCAGGAAATTGGCTGGCAGGATATTGAAATCGTCAGAGAATTTTCGGGCAGGCCGGGTATTCTGATCAGTGAACGGATCAGACAGCGATTCACCGGCTTTCAGGTTCTTCTCAGTGTGTCCCACACCCACGACTATGCAGTCGCCATGGTTTCCATTCAACCCGACCGGGTGTGA
- a CDS encoding MerR family transcriptional regulator, producing the protein MAIRAKKLYYSISEVSVLTGVDDHVLRFWETEITRLRPAKNRAGNRIYTEQDIRLVHLLKRLLWEKNYSLAATNKLLLEKPLSDWMTDLETPGPEDLRHQELESIRQELLDLERRISDWMHE; encoded by the coding sequence ATGGCCATCCGGGCAAAAAAACTCTATTATTCCATTTCTGAAGTGTCGGTCCTGACTGGTGTGGATGACCATGTGCTCAGGTTTTGGGAAACCGAGATCACCCGGCTGCGTCCTGCCAAAAACCGAGCTGGAAACCGGATTTACACGGAACAGGACATCCGCTTGGTGCATTTACTGAAGCGTTTGCTTTGGGAAAAAAACTACTCTCTGGCAGCGACCAACAAACTGTTACTCGAAAAACCACTCAGCGACTGGATGACCGACCTTGAAACACCCGGTCCGGAAGACCTTCGTCACCAGGAACTGGAATCGATCCGGCAGGAACTGCTCGATCTTGAAAGACGAATTTCCGACTGGATGCATGAATAA
- the tpx gene encoding thiol peroxidase, producing the protein MSKRTDVYKFKGNPMTLLGTPVKSGDKAPNFRLRKGLLPESTITLEEFKGKNLIISVAPSLDTAICATQTRKFNEKAATIPGATILTVTMDLPPAQSRFCTTEGISNLTTASDYAEKSFGLNYGFLVEEMQVLARGVVVVDKAGVVRHVEITPDITVEPNYDAVIDLVNKL; encoded by the coding sequence ATGTCAAAGCGTACCGATGTTTATAAATTCAAGGGCAACCCGATGACCCTTCTGGGAACTCCGGTCAAATCGGGAGACAAAGCCCCCAATTTCCGTCTCCGCAAAGGATTACTGCCAGAGTCCACCATTACTCTTGAAGAATTTAAAGGGAAAAACCTGATCATCAGTGTGGCCCCATCGCTCGATACAGCCATCTGTGCCACCCAAACCCGCAAGTTTAATGAAAAGGCTGCCACCATTCCCGGCGCCACTATTCTGACGGTTACCATGGATCTGCCACCGGCCCAATCCCGCTTTTGCACCACTGAAGGTATTTCGAATCTGACCACTGCTTCTGATTATGCAGAAAAATCCTTTGGACTGAACTATGGATTTCTGGTAGAAGAAATGCAGGTTCTGGCCCGTGGCGTGGTGGTGGTTGATAAAGCAGGTGTGGTTCGTCATGTGGAAATCACCCCTGATATCACCGTTGAACCAAATTATGATGCTGTGATCGATCTGGTTAATAAACTCTGA